The Doryrhamphus excisus isolate RoL2022-K1 chromosome 1, RoL_Dexc_1.0, whole genome shotgun sequence genome includes a window with the following:
- the rgs20 gene encoding regulator of G-protein signaling 20 isoform X2: MGSEPMEMRKRQMPVQQESAAGGTASVQQGQPGQANPRGSNACCFCWCCCCSCSWNEDRDDRNRKTSYDVKEGSADCEDCPKPTLEEVCSWGQSFDKLMCCPAGRNSFRQFLRTEFSEENMLFWLACEEFGKESNKSAIEEKARVIYEDYISILSPKEVSLDSRVRESINRNIQEPTLHTFDDAQLQIYTLMQRDSYPRYMNSPAYKNLLNALSEQSPES; this comes from the exons ATGGGATCAGAGCCGATGGAGATGCGAAAGAGGCAGATGCCGGTGCAGCAGGAGTCGGCAGCGGGGGGAACTGCATCGGTCCAGCAGGGCCAGCCAGGCCAGGCCAACCCGCGGGGGTCCAATGCGTGCTGCTtctgctggtgctgctgctgtagCTGCTCCTG GAACGAGGACAGAGATGATCGGAACCGAAAGACATCCTACGACGTCAAAGAAGGGAGTGCGGACTGTGAAGACTG ccccaagcCCACGCTGGAGGAGGTGTGCTCGTGGGGCCAGTCCTTCGACAAGCTGATGTGCTGCCCTGCCGGGAGGAACTCCTTCCGGCAGTTCCTGCGCACTGAGTTCAGTGAAGAGAACATGCTCTTCTGGCTGGCGTGCGAGGAGTTTGGCAAGGAGAGCAACAAGAGCGCCATTGAGGAGAAGGCCCGCGTCATCTATGAAGACTACATCTCCATCCTCTCCCCGAAAGAG GTGAGCCTGGACTCCCGCGTACGCGAGTCCATCAACCGGAACATCCAGGAGCCCACCTTGCACACGTTTGACGACGCCCAGCTGCAGATCTACACCCTCATGCAAAGAGACTCGTACCCGCGCTACATGAACTCCCCCGCCTACAAAAACCTGCTCAACGCTCTGTCTGAGCAGTCACCCGAGTCTTaa